AACGTCATGACGCAGGAGAATCTGGTGGTTTGCACCAAATGCGGCGTGGTCAACCGCCTGCCGCCGAACCGAAACAGCGCCGAAGCGCAATGCGGAAAATGCGGCGCCCGGCTGTTTTCCGGGGTCCCGCAGGACATCGACGCAGCGAACTTCGACCGTCAGATCGGGCGCGGCAGCCTGCCCGTCCTGGTCGACGTCTGGGCTCCGTGGTGCGGTCCCTGCAAGATGATGGCGCCGGCCTATGAGGCCGCCGCCAAGGCGCTGGAGCCTCGCATCCGGCTGGTCAAGCTGAATTCCGACAAGGAGCAGGCCATCGCGGCGAGGCTGGGCATTCGCGGTATCCCCACCGTGATCCTGTTTCACCGCCAGCGGGAAATCGCGCGCGTATCGGGGGCGATGAGTGCCGGCCAGATCGTCAATTGGGTTCGCGGTCATGTGCCGACAGGCACCAGTTGAGCCGCGAGCCGATGCCCGTTTGACCTTGATCAAGGTCACCTCCGATCGCCGCGATAGGAATGGCCTCGAAGGAGTCTGCCATGACCAGCTTGCACGACCTCACCCCGAAATTCAGGAACATCCGCCTGCTTCTCGCACGCGAAAAAGGTCATCCGGAAGGAGACCGCGAGGAAGGCTACGATGTGCTCGCACCGCTCACCAATGAGGGACGGCTGGACGCGGAGGAGTGGAAATCGCACAAGGGCTTCTGCCGCGTCCGCCGCTTCCGCACCGGCGAGGACGATCTTGTCGGCCGCCTGCGGCGCAAGCCGGGTGGCCAATGGTATTTCGATTACGCCGAAAGCGATCGTGACGACGAGGTCGGCTTTCATCTCGGCGAGGAGCGCTTCCTCACTGGCGAGTACGTCTCGATCAAGCGCAACGGGGCCATGCACACCTACCAGGTGGCCCGGGTCGAGCAGCCATAGCGCAGCTCGGCAAGCCGTCCGGGAGAAGAATGTCGCGCTGCGTGCCTGTTTTCATCGGCCATCCCGACCCGCCCCTGACCGACTCTGCCGGCCAGGGACGAACCGGCTAAAGCAGATGCCACGGCTAGGCGAACGCGCGGTCCAGGACCGTCAAGGCTTAAGGACGGCGGCGCCACTCAGCCTGCCCATGCGCAAATCATCCAGCGCCTGGTTCGCCCGCTCCAGCGGATAGACCTTTGTGTGCGTGCGCACCCGGGCGTCCCTCGCGATCGGAAAGAACTCCTCGGGGTCCCGGCGGGTCAGGTTGGCGACCGACACCAATTCCCGTTCTTCCCACAGAAGCCTGTAGGGCATCGATGGAATGTCGCTCATATGGATGCCGCCGCAGACCACCCGGCCGCCCTTGCGGACAGCCCGCAACGCGGCCGGCACCAGTTCGCCGACCGGCGCGAAAATGATCGCGGCGTCAAGTTCGACCGAAGGCAATTCATCGGACGCCCCTGCCCAGGCAACGCCCAATGAGCGCGCGAATTCCTGTGCCTGGATGTCGCCAGGCCGCGTGAAGGCAAAGATCTCACGTCCCTGCCAGATTGCGACCTGCGTGATGATATGCGCGGCGGCGCCGAAGCCAAAGATGCCCAGCCGGCGGCCATCGCCGGCCTTCTTGAGACAGCGCCAGCCGATCAGACCAGCGCACAGGAGCGGCGCCAGCGACACCGGATCCGCGGCGGCATCGAGCTCGAAGGCGAAATGCTCGTCGGCAACGACATGACTGGCGAAGCCGCCGTCGCGCGTGTAGCCGGTGAAGAGCGGCTGGTCGCAGAGGTTTTCGGCGCCGGCGTTGCAATAGGGACAATGTCCGCACGTGTGCCCCAGCCACGGAACGCCTACCCTCTGCCCAAGCCGGGCTCGCGATACGCCTTCACCGACAAGATCGACGATGCCGACGATTTCGTGGCCCGGCACGAGCGGCAGCTTTGGCGATGGCAAGTCACCGTCCACGACGTGCAGGTCGGTGCGACATACCGCGCATGCCACCACCTTGAGCCTGATCTCGCCCGCCCCCGGCAAGGGATCCGGACGGTCGACGAGATTCAGGAGCGTACCGGGCTTTTCCAGCACCATTGCCTTCATCACGCTTCCCCGTTTCTCGGAAGACAGACTGGAACGGACCGGCTTTCCCACGGCACGAAAGAATGAAACCGCGCTGGTCCGGCATCCTTTCCTATCGCGAGCGCCTTATCCTGTCCGGATACGGCCGGGCATGACCGTGCCTTGCTCGGACGTGCTTCCTGGCACGGAGCATCTCGAAATAAAGGCCTGCGCGGCAAGATAGGCAAGGCCGAGTATCCCGGTCCAGATTTCAATCATCTCGGAGTTCATGGTCGGTTTCCCCTGGTTGCTCCGGCCAAACAATGCCGAGTCAAGTCATGCCGGCCTTGATCGTGGTCAATCGCGGACCCAGTTGGCGGACGTGCCAGGCGGCCTGCTCGACATGTCTGGCTCGGCAGGGTGATCTGGGATCGCACTAAGTAGTTTCCCGTAGGGACATAACCGAATTTCGGCATGGCTGGATTTGGGCGATTGCTGTTGTCACAAATTCACTGGGACCACATCCATGTACGCTCAAGCCTCCGCCAAGATCGACCTGCCGTCCTATCTTCCCCATCAGAGCCCCGCGCCAGCCTTCGAAGGGCCGGCGACGCCGGTCAGCTTCTTCACGGCAGGCGCTGAAATCTATGCCCAGGGCGAAAAGGCCGGCGCGCTCTATCAAGTCGAATTCGGCGCGGTTCGCATCTACCGCCTGCTCGCCGACGGTCGCAGGCAGATCAGCGCATTCCACCTGGCGGGAGAGACCTTCGGTTTCGAGGCCGACGTCACCCATCACTTCTTCGCCGAGGCGATCAACGCGACTGGTGTCCGGGTCTTCCGCGCTCCGTCAGGCACGGACATGTCGCGTCAGCTCCTGCCTCTGGCGCTCAAAGGCCTGACTCGGGCGCAGGAACATCTCCTGGTGCTCGGCCGCCAGAACGCCATCGAGCGCGTCGCGGCGTTCCTCGTCGAAATGTCGGAGCGTCAGGGCGGGCTGCGGCAGGTGGAACTGCCTATGTCGCGCAACGACATCGGCGACTATCTCGGCCTCACCATCGAAACCGTGTCGCGGGTCTTCACCCGCCTGAAAGAGAAGGGCGTGATCCGCCTGCTCAGCCTGCGCAGCATCGAAATTCTGAAACGCGACACGCTGCTGGCAATGGGTGAATGAGGCCATTGCGCCAATCCCGCGCATCAATCCTGAAAAGGGGCTGAAAATGAAAACCATGCTTACGACCCACACCGGATTTCGCTTCGAGGTGCGTCGAGCGCGTCCCGACGATGAGCCGATCGTCGCCGAGTTCTTTACCCATGTGACACCGGAGGATCTGCGCTTCCGCTTCCTCGGAGCCGTGAAGGAAGTCTCGCATGAGCGGCTTGTGGCGATGACCCGATCCGACGATCCGCACGTCCATAATTTTCTCGCCTTCTCCACCGACGGAATGCTGATTGCGGTGGCGACCCTCGCCGCGGACCCGGCCGATCGGCATGGCGAAGTCGCCATCTGCATCCGCGAGGATCGCAAGCATCTCGGCGTCAGCTGGGAATTTCTCGGCTATGTCGCGCGTTATGCCGACGATCATGGGATAGAGACCATCGAATCGATCGAGAGCCGCGAAAACCGCGCAGCGATCGAACTCGAGCGCGAGATGGGCTTCATCGTCACGACGGATCCCGACGACCCGACGCTCGTCCTGGTTCAGCGGAAGCTCGGCGCCTCGTTGCCGGGCTGAGGCGAGTCGCATTTGTTTGATGATATCGCCCGGGAGCGCCGCGCGCTTCCGGGCGATATCATTTAGTCTTTGCCTTCGAAGCCTTCGAAGCCGAGCAACTCAGCGGCCACCGCACGTTCCTCGTCGGCGGGAATGACAAGCACGTCGACCAGGGAATCCGGGGCGCTGATCAGTTCTTCGCCATGCGCGTTCAACTCCTCGTCGAGCCCGACGCCCAGCCATCCCGCGGCTTCGCAGATGCTCTGCCGGATCGCGGGCGCATGCTCGCCGATGCCCGCCGTGAACACGATGGTGTCGAGCCCGCCAATCGCCGCGGCAAGCGATCCGATCTCGCGCCCGACACGATAGACGAAGAGATCGACGGCGCGCATCGCCGCCGGGTCTTTCGATGCAAGCAGCGTCTGCATGTTTCCCGAGATGCCGGATACCCCGAGCAGACCGGATCGCTGATAGAGCAGGTCGGCAAGTTCGTCCGACGACAGCTTCCGGTCCTGCAGAAGGTGCAGGAGGATGCCGGGATCGATCGCGCCGCAACGCGTGCTCATGACCAGGCCGTCAAGCGTCGAGAAGCCCATGGTGGTGGCGTGGCTTACGCCTGCCTTCATCGCGCACAGGCTCGCACCGCTGCCGAGATGGGCAACGATCGTCCGGCCGCCGGCGGCGGCGCCATAACGGTTGTTGAGCTCGCTGGCGATATGGCTGTAGGAGAGCCCATGGAAGCCGTAGGAGACGATGCCTTGCTCCGCCATCTCATGCGGCAGGCCATAAAGCCTTGCGTGCTCGGGCTGCGCCGCGTGGAAGGCCGTATCGAAGCAGCCGACCTGCATGGTGCCGGGCAGGAGGCGGCTGGCCAGGTCGACGAGCTCCAGGTTGATCGCCTGATGAATCGGGGCGAGCGGCTCCAGCCTGCGCAAGGCACCGAGCGTGCGCTCGTCGAGCAGCATTGCGCGGACAAACTCCCGGCCGCCATGCACGATGCGATGTCCGACCCGGCCCACCCGGCGCAGGAGGCCGCGGTCCGCAAGATAGGACGCAACGGCTTCGAACGCCGTGCCGATGGAGATCGGCTGTTCGCCAAGGCTCCTGTCGAATGACGGCGTCATTGCCGTGGGCGCGACGTGGAGCCGGGGCCGCTCGCCGATCGACGAGACGCTGCCGCGCACCAGCAGATGGAGCTCGTCGCGCCATTGGAAGACGGCGAACTTCAGGCTCGATGAGCCGCCATTGAGGACGAGAATTGCGTCGGTCATGGCCGGCCGGTCCCCGCCGCTTTTGCAAGCCCGATCCTCTCGGCCCGGCGCCTCGTCATCGATTACCGCTCCCACTTCCAGCCGAGTATCTCGGGCATGTCCTGCCCGTGCTTGCGGATATAGGCTGCGTGCTCGATCAGCTTGCCTTCCATGGCCTGCCTCAGCTGGATGTGCGCGCCGGCCGGCTCGGGAATGCGGTCGAGCACGCCGAGCACGAGATGATAGCGGTCGAGCCCGTTCAGCACGGTCATGTCGAACGGCGTCGTCGTCGTCCCTTCCTCATTGTAGCCGCGCACATGGATGTTGTCGTGATTGGTCCGCCGGTAGGTCAGGCGGTGGATCGTCCACGGATAGCCGTGATAGGCGAAGATGACAGGCTTGTCCCTGGTGAACAACGCGTCGAACTCATGGTCCGACAGCCCGTGCGGGTGATGTTCCTTCGGCTGCAGCGTCATCAGATCGACAATGTTCACCACACGGACCTTGAGGTCGGGAATGTGGCGCCTCAGGATCTGAACGGCGGCCAGGGTCTCGAGCGTCGGCACGTCGCCGGCGCAGGCCATCACCACATCCGGCTCGGCGCCGCCGTCGGTCGACGCCCATTCCCATATCCCAATGCCGGCGCCGCAGTGGACTTTCGCCTCGTCGATGGACAGCCACTGCCAGGAATTGGCCTTGCCGGCGACGATGACGTTGATGCGGTTCCATGTCTTAAGCACATGGTCGGTCACGCAAAGCAGGCTGTTGGCGTCCGCCGGCAGGTAGACGCGCACGACGTCCGCCTTCTTGTTCAGCGCCACGTCGATGAAGCCTGGATCCTGATGGCTGAAGCCATTGTGCTCCTGCTGCCAGACATGGCTGGACAACAGATAGTTCAGCGAAGCGATCGGCCGCCGCCAGGGGAGCTTGCGGCAGGCATCCAGCCATTTCGCATGCTGGTTGAACATGGAATCGACGATGTGCGTGAAGGCCTCGTAGCAGGAGAAGAAGCCGTGGCGCCCGGTGAGCAGGTAACCTTCCAGCCAACCCTGGCACGTATGCTCGGATAGAATTTCCAGAACCCTGCCTTCCCGCGCCAGGTGGACATCCTCGGGAACGATCTCTTCCATCCAGGCGCGCTCCGTCACCTCGAAGACGTCCTGCCACCGGTTCGAGGCCGTCTCGTCGGGGCCGACGATGCGGAAATTCCTGGCAGCCCGGTTCAACGTCATGACGTCGCGCAGGAAGCGGCCCATGACACGGGTCGACTCCGCCTTGACGCCGCCGGGCCGCTCGACCGGGACAGCGTGCTCATCCAGGCCAGGCAGTTCGAGAGACCGCCGCAGCAGGCCGCCATTGGCATTCGGATTGGCGCTCATGCGCCTGTCACCTTGCGGCGCGGTGGCGCGGATCGCGGCCAGGGGTGCGCCGGCGGCGTCGAAAAGCTCTTCGGGCCGGTAGCTTCTCATCCACGCCTCAAGCATCCTCAGATGCTCTGGGTTCTCGGCCAGGCCGGAAAGCGGGACCTGGTGGGCGCGCCAGAATCCCTCGGTCTTCAGCCCGTCGACCTCCTTCGGACCGGTCCAGCCCTTCGGGCTTCGTAGCACGATCATCGGCCATTTCGGCCGCGGCTGCGCGGTCTTCGCGCCGCCGCGGGCCGCATCCTGGATCGCCTTGATGCGGTCGAGCGCATCGTCGAGCACGACCGCCATCCGCTCATGCATCAACGCCGGATCGTCACCTTCGACGAACAGCGGCTCGTAACCATAGCCGACGAACAGCGCACGCAGCTCTTCCTCGGGGATACGGGCCAGAATGGTGGGATTGGCGATCTTGTAGCCGTTGAGGTGGAGGATCGGCAGCACCGCGCCGTCAAGCGCCGGGTTGAGGAACTTGTTGGAATGCCAGGAGGTGGCGAGCGGCCCGGTTTCCGCCTCGCCGTCGCCGACGACGCAGGCGACGACAAGGTCCGGGTTGTCGAAGGCCGCTCCATAAGCGTGCGAGAGGGCGTAGCCAAGCTCGCCGCCTTCATGGATCGAGCCGGGCACATCAGGCGCCGCATGGCTCGGGATGCCGCCAGGAAACGAGAACTGGCGGAAGAGCTTCTTCATTCCGGCCTCGCCCAGCGCAATGTCCGGATTGGTCTCGCTGTAGGTGCCCTCGAGATAGGTGTTGGCCACCATCGCCGGCCCGCCATGGCCGGGACCGCAGACATAGATGACATTGGCGTCGCGTTGCTTGATGGCACGATTGAGATGCGCATAGATGAAGCTGAGACCAGGCGAGGTCCCCCAGTGGCCGAGCAGCCTTGGCTTGACATGCTCCAGCCGAAGGGGTTCGCGAAGCAGCGGATTGTCGAGCAGATAGATCTGCCCGATGGTCAGGTAGTTGGCGGCACGCCAGTAGGCATCGATGTCTTGCAGTTCCTGCGCGGACAAACGATTGGCGCTGGGATGCTCGGTCATTTCCGACTCCTTCGCTGGGTTGAACCGATGCGGATGAAACACAACGCATCAACGCTGCCACCGGTTCATGACCGGTCCATGTCAGGACCGGGTGCGCCTTCGATCTATCCGGCAGGGGGCCGGCGGGCTTTGATCCATCGCAAAATGCCGAGGCAAGCCGGCCGCGGCTCCAAACAGCATCACAAAACTGCATCACGCGAGACAAGACAGCGGCTTCTTTGCTTCAGAGCAACTAACGCATTGAAAAGACCCGTCAGGATAGTTGTTCGCAAAATGCGGACAGACAAGATGAAACGCAAATTGAATGACGATGCGACGATGGATGGGATCATGCGCGAGGCGCCGGCGGCTGTTCGTGTCGTCCTCCAGCACGGAATGTTGTGCGTCGGCTGCCCGATCGCTTCCTTCCACACCGTTTCGGACGCGGCACGCGAGCATGACCTGGACGAGGATCAGCTTCGCTGCGACCTGGAGGCGGCCATCGACGCCGGCGGAGCGGGCTAGCCCTTTGCCGAGCGGCCTTCAGCGATGACGAGGAGGCGATGGGGTTCGACCACGACCACCCTTTGTCGCCCGCTCTTGACCAACCCCTGGTCTTCCCAGGCGGAAAGCAGCCGGCTGACCGTGTGAAGCGTGGTGCCTGTCATCTCGGCAACGTCTTGGCGTGAAATGGGGAAGTCGATCATGATGCCTGCCTCGGTCTTTTTCCCCGACTGCTTGATCAGCTTCAGCAAGGCATGCGCAACGCGCTGCTCCACCTGCTCGGTGGACATCTCGATGACGCGAGCATGAGCATCCTGCAGCCTTATTCCCACCGCCTTGTAGGCATTGGCGCTGAAGCTCGGGTAGCTCGCCGCGAATGTAGCCCAGAGCTGGCTCGGCCAGGCGAGCGCCACGCAATCGACCGCCGCAAGGGCATTCGCCGGATAGGTCGTCCGGCCCAGCGCGCTGGCGATCCCCATCAATTCGCCCGGGCTTATGTATCGCACGGTCACCTCATGACCATCCGGAGTCGATTTCACCACGCGCACATGGCCGTCGAGCAGAAGGAAGAACGAATGGGCCTCCTGCTCCTGCTCGAAAACCGGCTGATCCTTGGCGATGCGAATGGACCTTGCCTGTCCGATTATGCGATCCAGGTCCGCGGAGGCGATCCCCTCGAAGACAGGCAGTCCGGCAATCAGCGATCGATCAAGGCTTGCCAACTGCCTTCCTCCCCAACTTCAACGCTGCGATGCGTTCAGGCTCTGCCTGACTGTGTCACGGACGACCGCCCGTCGACAAGTGAAGCCTCCCCCTCGGTGTGGCAAGGCGATCACTCCCTTGTTTGCGCTGAGGCAAATTCCGGACCTCAGAGCCCAGATAAAAGCGGCCCAGCAGGCGTCTTGCCTGGTTTTCAATGGGGCATGTCATGGCAATTCCACGGACGCGGCCAAGCGCCTATCCGGCAATTCTCTCCTACGGGTTCCGGCCATTCTTCCTTCTGGGCTCGCTCCAGGCCGCCATTGCGATGCTGCTGTGGCTGCCCCTCTATTACGGCAGGCTGGTAACCTTCAGCACATTCCTGCCCGTGGACTGGCATATTCATGAGTTGCTTTTCGGCTACCTGCCGGCGGTCGTGACCGGCTTCCTGCTGACCGCAATTCCGAACTGGACCGGCCGGCTTCCCGTTCAGGACTTTCGCCTCCTTGCGCTGGTGTTGCTCTGGGTTGCCGGTCGGGCGGCCGTGTTCCTTTCCGCGGAAACCGGATGGCTGCTGAGCGCGGCCATAGACTGCTCTTTTCTTCTAGCGGTGGTTGCGGCCGCCACAACGGAGATCATCGCCGGACGGAACTGGCGGAACCTCAAGGTGCTGCTGCCAGTCGCGACCCTATTTGCGGCAAACGTCATATTTCATGTTGAAGCGCATTACCAAGGCATCTCCGACATGAGCCGCCGCCTGGGTCTTGGAGCGGTCGTCGTCCTCATCATGATCGTAGGCGGGCGAATAGTCCCCAGCTTCACCCGCAATTGGCTGGTGCGCGAGAACCCCGGCCGGATTCCGGCATCATTTGGCAAGTTCGACATCGGAACGATCGCGCTGTCCGCCGTCGGCCTCGCGGCCTGGACCTTCTTTCCCGCCAGTCTTGCAACCGGCGCGCTTCTGATCGCGGGAGCGGTCTTCAATAGTGTTCGGCTTGCCCGCTGGGCGGGCGATCGGACACTGGGCGATCCGTTGGTGCTGATCCTGCATATTGCCTTCGTCTTTGCGCCGCTAGGCCTGCTGCTTGCCGGACTGACCGTCCTCGCACCAGGTGTCGTTCCAGCGGCGGCGGGCATTCACGCATTTGCCGTTGGAGCGGTGGCCTGCATGACGCTGGCCGTGATGACCCGCGCCTCTCTCGGCTACACAGGCCGCGAACTGGCGGCAGGCGCCGGAACGCGTGCGATCTTCGTTGCGATCGTCATCGCTGCCATCCTGCGCATAGCTGCGGCCATGGCTCCCGGCGCTCCGATCCTCCTGCATGTCTCGGCGGCGCTATGGGTTACCGCTTTCGTCGGCTACGCCGTGTTCTTTGGCGGAATGCTCACGCGGCCACGCCGGCAAGCGCGTAACAACGCTGAATGAACGCTTGGGCCGACACTGACCATCATGTTCCGCGCCATCACTTTCGTCGCGGCATTTGAGCTAGCGCAAATCGCCACGTCCTCCGACGATCTAAAAGCGCGCGACGGTAGATGCCGTGGTGAAACAAGAAAGGAACTCTCCGATGAAACTGCCCCTCATTGCCGCGGCGGTCGCGTTGCTCTCGATGGCCGGCGCCGCGAATGCCGAAGAACATGTCGTCCAGATGCTGAACAAGGGTGAAAAGGGCGCGATGGTCTTCCAGCCCAACTTCGTCCGGGCGGCGCCCGGCGACACGATCAAGTTTGTGCCGACCGACAAGACCCACAATGCCGAGGTCATCAATGGAATGCTTCCGGACGGCGCCGAGCCCTTCAAGGGCAAGGCGAGCGAGGAGATCACGGTCACCCTCACCAAGGAAGGTGTCTATGGCGTGAAATGCGCTCCCCACTACGGCATGGGCATGGTGGCGCTGATCGTCGTCGGCAAGCCGGTCAACCTGGAGGCGGCAGAAGCCGTCAAACAGATCGGCAAGGCAAAGCCCGTCTTTGCCGAGCTGTTCGCCGAGGCGACCAAAGCCGCTTCGAACTGATCCGACAGCATGGGGGGCTGCCTCCGGCAATGGCGGGCCGGAGGCACGGGCCGGGCAGACCTTGGGAGAGGTCCTGCCCGGCCATCTTTTTGTCGGCCGCGTGTGCGCGGTGTGCCTATCTGGCCTTCCTGTAGAAGCAAACTCCTCAACAAAGAGCAACTGCACCTGTCACAGGTTTGCGCAAGCGCAAAGACGAGATTTTCGAAGTCGATATTCTGACGATATCGAAATGATTGAAATGAGGAGAGGTTATGATGCTTACGAGACGCGAAGCTTTGCTGGGTTCTGTTCTTACCGCCGCCGCTGTTGCCGCCATCGGCTCGACGCCGGCGATGGCGGCCGTGACGGATGTGGCAGAGCTGCCGCGCGAAAAGGTCACGCTTGTCGCGCCGCCTTTCGTGCACGCTCACGACCAGGTGGGCAAGGGCGGCCCCAAGATCGTCGAGTTCACCATGAAGATCGAAGAGAAGCCGATGGTCATCGACGCCGACGGCACTCAGCTCAACGCCATGACCTACAACGGTTCCATTCCGGGCCCGCTCATGGTCGTGCATGAGGGCGACTATCTCGAGCTGACCTTGATCAACCCCGACACCAACACGCTCGCCCACAATATCGACTTCCATGCGGCGACCGGCGGGCTCGGCGGCGGTGCGCTGACGCTGATCAACCCCGGCGAGCAGGTGACGCTGCGCTTCAAGGCGACCCGGTCCGGCACATTCGTCTATCATTGCGCACCTGGCGGGGCGATGATCCCCTGGCACGTGGTGTCGGGGATGAGCGGGGCGGTGATGGTCCTGCCGCGCGATGGCCTGAGGGACGAAAAGGGCAAGCCCGTACGCTACGACCGCATTTACTATATCGGCGAGAACGACTTCTACATCCCGCGCGACGAGCAGGGAAAGTTCAAGAAGTACGACTCGGCCGGCGACAACTACGACGACACCGTGAAAGTGATGCGCGGCCTTGTCCCGACGCATGTCGTTTTCAACGGCAAGGCTGGATCGCTGACCGGCGAAAACGCCATGAAGGCCAAGGTCGGAGAGACGGTGCTCATCGTCCACTCGCAGGCCAATCGCGACACCCGTCCGCACCTGATCGGCGGCCATGGCGACTTCGTCTGGGAACACGGAAAGTTCGGCAATCCCCCCGCCAAGGATCTCGAAACTTGGTTCATCCGGGGTGGATCGGCGGGCGCGGCGCTCTACGCGTTCCGGCAGCCGGGCGTCTACGCCTACGTCAATCACAATCTCATCGAGGCCGTAGAGCTCGGCGCGACTGCGCACTTCACGGTGGACGGAAAATGGGACGACGATCTGATGATGCAGGTCGAGGCTCCCAAGGCGATTGCCTCATAGAAGGTCGATCGACCTGCGACCCGCCGGCGATATCGGCGGGTCGCAGCCGCTAGCGGAGCTTGAGCATGTCCTTCGATCCTGTCTTCACATTGGGAACGATCGCGGCCGCCGCCCTCATCGCTCTCGGCGTCAGCAATGCGATCGACGGGGCGACGCCCTCGCGGGTTCCAGCTGCCGTGGCGAAGCTGGTCGCCCTGGCGCCCGGATCACTCGAAAATCCGCAGCCTGGTGAGTTCCTCCGGGACAATCATCCCGTACCCGCACCCGTGGCGAAGGAAACCATCGACACGCCACTGGAAATCATGAAGTTCCAGGTGACGGCGTCGGACTATGACCTTTGCGTTTCGGACGGCGCCTGCAAACCTGCCGACTCGCGTCTCGTCGGCAACGTTCCGGTGACGGGCGTCAGCTTCCTCGATGCCCAGGCTTACGCGAATTGGCTGTCGGCAAAAACGGGTGAAACCTGGCGGCTGCCCACCAACGTAGAGTGGGCCTATGCAGCTAGCGAGCGGTTTCGGCCCGACATCGAGGGGGGCGACGGCGACCCGGCGGATCCGGCGAGGCGATGGCTCACCCAATACCGCAACGA
This region of Mesorhizobium sp. M2A.F.Ca.ET.046.03.2.1 genomic DNA includes:
- a CDS encoding SUMF1/EgtB/PvdO family nonheme iron enzyme, which translates into the protein MSFDPVFTLGTIAAAALIALGVSNAIDGATPSRVPAAVAKLVALAPGSLENPQPGEFLRDNHPVPAPVAKETIDTPLEIMKFQVTASDYDLCVSDGACKPADSRLVGNVPVTGVSFLDAQAYANWLSAKTGETWRLPTNVEWAYAASERFRPDIEGGDGDPADPARRWLTQYRNEAALGRKADPEPRPLGAFGINSKGVADIAGNVWEWTSTCYAHVTMTSDGVASSLTNCGVHVVEGFHRTYMSNFIRDGKSGGCAVGTPPDNLGFRLVHERGDFLQAALRRLGLT
- the nirK gene encoding copper-containing nitrite reductase translates to MLTRREALLGSVLTAAAVAAIGSTPAMAAVTDVAELPREKVTLVAPPFVHAHDQVGKGGPKIVEFTMKIEEKPMVIDADGTQLNAMTYNGSIPGPLMVVHEGDYLELTLINPDTNTLAHNIDFHAATGGLGGGALTLINPGEQVTLRFKATRSGTFVYHCAPGGAMIPWHVVSGMSGAVMVLPRDGLRDEKGKPVRYDRIYYIGENDFYIPRDEQGKFKKYDSAGDNYDDTVKVMRGLVPTHVVFNGKAGSLTGENAMKAKVGETVLIVHSQANRDTRPHLIGGHGDFVWEHGKFGNPPAKDLETWFIRGGSAGAALYAFRQPGVYAYVNHNLIEAVELGATAHFTVDGKWDDDLMMQVEAPKAIAS
- a CDS encoding pseudoazurin, coding for MKLPLIAAAVALLSMAGAANAEEHVVQMLNKGEKGAMVFQPNFVRAAPGDTIKFVPTDKTHNAEVINGMLPDGAEPFKGKASEEITVTLTKEGVYGVKCAPHYGMGMVALIVVGKPVNLEAAEAVKQIGKAKPVFAELFAEATKAASN